One region of Demequina sp. TMPB413 genomic DNA includes:
- the rsrA gene encoding mycothiol system anti-sigma-R factor: MPKRQCQEALDRLFEFIDGEMSDEELLRIGAHLKECPPCEAEQKINERIRLLVSQAHGDKAPHQLRERVLSTIQMAREEGH, encoded by the coding sequence GTGCCTAAGCGGCAGTGTCAAGAAGCCCTGGACAGGCTGTTCGAGTTTATCGACGGCGAGATGAGCGACGAGGAGTTGCTGCGCATTGGCGCGCACCTCAAGGAGTGCCCTCCCTGCGAGGCGGAGCAGAAGATTAATGAGCGGATCCGCTTGCTGGTCTCTCAGGCGCATGGCGACAAGGCGCCTCATCAGTTGCGCGAACGCGTCCTCAGCACCATTCAGATGGCCCGCGAAGAGGGCCACTAG
- a CDS encoding sigma-70 family RNA polymerase sigma factor — protein MTTNTDSFDFETDALSFMDQLYAAALRMTRNGADAEDLVQETYAKAFAAQDKFTPGTNLKAWLYRIQTNAFINTYRKKQREPKRTDADTVEDWQLAAAATHQSSGLASAEQIALDGIGDDDVRNALAELSDDFRMAVYLSDVEGFAYKEIAEIMDTPVGTVMSRLHRGRRLLREKLRDYAAERGIYDSKAEL, from the coding sequence ATGACCACGAACACTGACAGTTTCGACTTCGAAACCGATGCCCTGTCCTTCATGGACCAGTTGTATGCCGCCGCGCTCAGAATGACGCGAAATGGCGCCGACGCTGAGGACCTGGTGCAGGAGACGTACGCCAAGGCCTTTGCCGCGCAAGACAAGTTCACGCCTGGTACGAACCTCAAGGCGTGGCTGTACCGCATCCAGACCAACGCGTTCATCAACACGTATCGCAAAAAGCAGCGCGAACCTAAGCGCACGGACGCCGACACGGTCGAGGATTGGCAGTTGGCCGCTGCGGCTACCCATCAGTCGTCAGGGCTGGCGTCGGCGGAGCAGATCGCGCTCGACGGCATCGGCGATGACGACGTCCGCAACGCGCTTGCGGAACTCTCGGACGACTTCCGCATGGCGGTGTATCTGAGCGACGTCGAGGGCTTCGCCTACAAGGAAATCGCGGAGATCATGGATACGCCGGTGGGCACCGTGATGTCGCGGTTGCACCGTGGGCGTCGGCTTCTCCGCGAGAAGCTCAGGGACTATGCCGCGGAACGCGGAATCTACGACTCTAAAGCGGAGTTGTGA
- the rsgA gene encoding ribosome small subunit-dependent GTPase A — protein sequence MTDWSHYDESDAKVRPSRSSRPRSKRRPAHEDAVDGFVVVVDRGRYTVRTDAGPIVMAVKARELGRRGLVVGDRVGLVGDVSGTPDTLARIVRRDARSTALRRTADDTDTAERVVVANANQLAIIAAVADPEPNPRIIDRCLVAAFDAGMSALLVLTKADLTTADAMRALYEPLGVTVVETSVMREGGPEADPGFQLLRSALVDSKTVFVGPSGVGKSTLVNALAPAADRAVGRVNDVTGRGRHTSTSSLMLEVPSGGWIIDTPGIRSFGLAHVDPEHMMSAFPDVANYEAEHCPRGCTHLSAADGCALDEWVGGNPDRVVKLDSIRRLLVSRASGDAY from the coding sequence GTGACGGACTGGAGTCACTACGACGAATCGGACGCCAAGGTGCGCCCCTCGCGTAGTTCGCGTCCCCGCTCCAAGCGTCGGCCAGCGCACGAGGATGCCGTCGACGGCTTTGTGGTGGTGGTCGACAGGGGCCGCTACACCGTCCGCACGGACGCTGGCCCGATCGTGATGGCCGTCAAGGCGCGAGAACTGGGGCGCCGGGGGCTGGTGGTGGGCGACCGCGTCGGGCTGGTCGGCGACGTCTCTGGAACGCCGGACACTCTGGCGCGCATCGTGCGGCGGGACGCCCGGTCAACGGCCCTGCGACGCACAGCCGACGACACGGACACGGCCGAGCGTGTGGTGGTGGCGAACGCGAACCAGTTGGCGATCATTGCGGCCGTGGCCGACCCTGAGCCCAATCCCCGGATCATTGACCGCTGCCTCGTGGCCGCCTTTGACGCGGGCATGAGCGCGCTGCTGGTGCTTACCAAGGCGGATCTCACCACGGCCGACGCCATGCGGGCTTTGTACGAGCCGCTGGGTGTCACGGTGGTGGAGACCTCGGTGATGCGCGAGGGAGGGCCGGAGGCGGACCCTGGCTTCCAGCTGCTTCGCTCGGCGCTGGTGGATTCGAAGACGGTATTTGTGGGGCCCTCCGGTGTGGGGAAGTCGACGCTGGTCAACGCTTTGGCCCCCGCTGCGGATCGCGCCGTGGGGCGAGTCAACGACGTGACGGGGCGAGGGCGGCACACGTCTACCTCGTCGCTCATGCTGGAGGTGCCCTCTGGGGGGTGGATCATCGACACTCCTGGTATTAGGTCATTTGGCTTGGCCCACGTGGACCCCGAGCACATGATGAGCGCCTTCCCCGACGTCGCCAATTACGAGGCTGAACACTGCCCACGCGGCTGCACGCACCTCAGTGCTGCGGACGGGTGTGCGCTGGACGAGTGGGTGGGTGGCAACCCCGACAGGGTCGTGAAGCTGGACTCGATCAGGCGGCTGTTGGTTTCGCGGGCGTCTGGGGATGCGTACTAG
- a CDS encoding Gfo/Idh/MocA family protein encodes MNEALRIAVVGAGGWGAQHARIVSRRRDTELVGIVGRDPDRTAARAAAFDTTPFTDIDTMLEQARPDLVTVCLPNEAHYEPTLHLLQRGVPLLVEKPLVFDMKEADALLAEAESQGLFFAINLNHRYAEPVKRAKAAIDAGELGDVVFATWRFGGEPNFGTSPHANLIETQVHGLDMLEHLCGPIKSVAAQMTDMTRPGVYTTLAVALQFASGAVGSLVGSYDSSYAYPDAHVVEVNGTKGRLIIEDTVKRLTVSMAGDETRRVWEPGYFNDEARTFEYTFDRHFDAVLAAFRAGEQPPVHAREGRRALELAMAIIRSFEEGVRVEV; translated from the coding sequence ATGAACGAGGCTCTCAGGATCGCCGTGGTGGGTGCTGGCGGCTGGGGAGCCCAGCACGCCCGCATCGTGTCACGGCGTCGAGACACCGAATTGGTGGGCATCGTGGGGCGCGACCCCGACCGCACCGCCGCGCGCGCAGCGGCGTTCGACACGACGCCTTTCACCGACATTGACACGATGCTCGAGCAAGCGCGGCCGGACCTCGTCACGGTGTGCCTGCCCAACGAGGCGCATTACGAGCCGACGCTTCACCTCCTCCAGCGCGGCGTCCCGCTGCTCGTGGAAAAGCCCCTGGTATTCGACATGAAAGAGGCCGACGCCCTGCTCGCCGAGGCCGAAAGCCAAGGCCTGTTCTTCGCGATCAATCTCAACCACCGCTACGCCGAACCGGTCAAGCGGGCCAAGGCGGCCATCGACGCCGGCGAACTGGGTGACGTCGTGTTCGCCACCTGGCGCTTCGGTGGCGAACCGAACTTTGGCACCAGCCCTCACGCCAACCTGATCGAGACCCAGGTGCACGGGCTCGACATGCTCGAGCACCTGTGCGGCCCCATCAAATCCGTCGCCGCGCAGATGACCGACATGACCCGCCCTGGCGTGTACACGACCCTTGCGGTGGCGCTGCAGTTTGCCTCCGGCGCGGTCGGGTCCCTCGTGGGCTCCTACGACTCGTCCTACGCCTACCCAGACGCCCACGTGGTGGAGGTCAACGGCACCAAGGGCAGGCTGATCATCGAGGACACGGTCAAGCGCCTGACGGTGTCGATGGCGGGCGACGAGACGCGGCGGGTCTGGGAGCCCGGCTACTTCAACGACGAGGCCCGCACCTTCGAGTACACCTTTGACAGGCACTTCGACGCCGTGTTGGCGGCCTTCCGGGCGGGCGAGCAGCCGCCCGTTCACGCGAGGGAGGGACGACGCGCGCTCGAGTTGGCGATGGCGATCATCCGGTCGTTCGAGGAAGGTGTGCGGGTCGAGGTCTAG
- a CDS encoding 50S ribosomal protein bL37 → MSKRGRKRKTRAKSGANHGKRPNA, encoded by the coding sequence ATGAGCAAGCGCGGTCGCAAGCGCAAGACGCGCGCCAAGTCCGGCGCCAACCACGGCAAGCGTCCCAACGCTTAA
- the aroA gene encoding 3-phosphoshikimate 1-carboxyvinyltransferase, which produces MTGSLRQGVGPGEVWDAPAHSVRLGDAPLDATVEVPGSKSLTNRFLVLAALADAPVTMRGGLVSRDSALMIDALRSLGVSVETGADAWKVTPGPLGGGAHIDCGLAGTVMRFVPPLVLLAGIAGDTRPVSFDGDAGARVRPMGPLIEALRALGAVVDDNGRGTLPFSVTPPTSVPDAVDLDASASSQFVTALLLVAPRLPGGLTVRHVGEVLPSLPHIDMTCETLRAAGVRVDQPDERTWVVHPGALQLGDVRVEPDLSNAGPFMAAALAVGGTVRIPGWPAETTQPGAFYPELLTRMGATCTLEGDVMTVTGTGEVRGIEADLSPAGEITPTIAALCAIASGPSVLSGIGHLRGHETDRLAAIATEVERMGGRCVAGEESLTFDGAPDSGLKPAVMETYHDHRMATFAAIVGLVVPGTRVINVGTTAKTMPDFPQLWSRMLGRS; this is translated from the coding sequence GTGACGGGATCTCTGCGCCAGGGCGTCGGCCCAGGCGAGGTGTGGGACGCGCCTGCGCACTCTGTTCGCTTAGGCGACGCGCCCTTGGACGCGACGGTCGAGGTGCCTGGGTCGAAGTCGCTCACCAACCGATTCTTGGTGCTCGCCGCGCTTGCCGACGCCCCTGTGACGATGCGCGGCGGCCTTGTCTCGCGCGATTCGGCGCTCATGATCGACGCGTTGCGTTCGCTGGGCGTATCGGTGGAGACGGGCGCCGACGCGTGGAAGGTGACGCCCGGACCGCTGGGCGGCGGCGCGCACATCGATTGCGGTCTCGCGGGGACGGTCATGAGGTTTGTGCCGCCTCTCGTCCTCTTAGCGGGTATTGCTGGTGATACCAGGCCAGTTTCCTTCGACGGAGACGCGGGGGCGCGCGTGCGCCCCATGGGACCGCTCATTGAGGCGCTGCGTGCCCTTGGCGCGGTCGTCGACGACAACGGCCGTGGCACCTTGCCCTTTTCCGTCACCCCGCCGACGTCGGTCCCCGACGCCGTCGACCTGGACGCCTCGGCGTCGTCCCAGTTTGTGACCGCGTTGTTGTTGGTCGCCCCCAGGCTTCCCGGCGGCCTCACGGTGCGCCACGTGGGCGAGGTGCTCCCGAGCCTGCCGCACATCGACATGACGTGCGAGACGCTGCGTGCCGCCGGCGTGCGCGTTGACCAGCCGGACGAGCGCACATGGGTGGTTCACCCCGGCGCGCTCCAGCTTGGTGACGTGCGCGTGGAACCCGACCTTTCCAACGCCGGTCCGTTCATGGCGGCGGCGCTGGCCGTTGGCGGCACCGTGCGCATCCCTGGGTGGCCGGCCGAGACGACTCAACCGGGCGCTTTCTACCCCGAGCTCCTGACGCGCATGGGCGCCACGTGCACGCTCGAGGGTGACGTGATGACGGTGACAGGGACCGGCGAGGTGCGCGGCATCGAGGCGGACCTCTCCCCTGCTGGCGAGATCACGCCCACGATCGCGGCGCTGTGCGCGATCGCTTCGGGGCCGTCGGTGCTTTCCGGCATCGGGCATTTGCGCGGCCACGAGACCGACAGGCTTGCCGCGATTGCCACCGAGGTGGAACGCATGGGCGGTCGCTGCGTCGCCGGCGAGGAGTCGCTGACGTTCGACGGGGCGCCAGATTCCGGGCTGAAACCGGCGGTCATGGAGACCTATCACGACCACCGGATGGCGACCTTCGCGGCCATCGTAGGGCTTGTTGTCCCTGGTACGAGGGTTATCAATGTGGGGACCACCGCGAAGACCATGCCGGACTTCCCGCAGTTGTGGTCGCGCATGCTGGGCCGTTCCTAG